The window TCAATAAATGCGGTCCCATTCCCCGAAAAGGGGCAGAATGCCGACCGCCGGTCCGGCCCTGAGCAGGGCCGGAGGTGGTTCTTGTCCACAGGAATTGTCGTGGGCCGCAGCTTATCCACAGGCTGTGTGCTGACTCTGTGGACACAGGAATAGATCATTCCTGACCGGTGGATGGTCGGGGTGAATCAGGGTTCAAACCACCCTCACACACTCATTCGGGTGGGAATGACTCGCCCCAAAGAGTTGATCGGTGATGCGGGGGTGACACCGTTCACCTCCCGCTCTCCAGCGCGAAACCCGGGCCACCCGACCGATTTGTCGACCTTGTCGTGCCGCTCTGTCGACTTGTCCCCAGGTCTGCATCCGGTCCTGTGGATAACTCTGTGGACAGTGGACGACGACCCTACGCCCGGCCGTCCATGCAGCGACCCAGCCAGTCGGAGGCGGCCGTGAAGTCGCCGTCGGAGGTTCCGGCCCGAGGTGCCCGGACATCACTCTGAGCGACACCGGCGCGCGGGTAGGAACCGAGGAAGCGGACCTGGGGGCAGGTCCGCTTGAGGCCCATGAGCGCCTCGCCGACCCGCCGGTCGGAGATGTGGCCCTCGGCGTCGACGGCGAAGCAGTAGTTGCCGATGCCCTGCCCGGTCGGACGGGACTGGATCAGCATCAGGTTGACCCCGCGGACCGCGAATTCCTGGAGGAGCTCCAGCAGGGCACCGGGGTGGTCGTCGCCGAGCCACAGCACGACGGAGGTCTTGTCGGCGCCCGTCGGCGCGGCCGGCCGCGCCGGGCGTCCCACGAGGACGAACCGGGTCTCGGCGTTCTCCGCGTCGTGGATCTCGGTGACCAGCGGAACGAGCCCGTAGGTGGTGGCGGCGAACTCTCCCGCGAAGGCGGCGTCGAAGCGGCCCTCCTGGACCAGCCGGGCGCCGTCGGCGTTCGAGGCGGCCGACTCCCACACCGCGTCGGGCAGGTTCGCCCGCAGCCAGTTGCGCACCTGCGGCTGGGCGACGGGGTGCCCGGTGACGGTCTTCACGTCCGACAGGGCGGTCCCCGGCCGTACGAGCAGCGCGAAGGCGATGGGCAGCAGCACCTCGCGGTAGATCATCAGCGGCTCGCCCGAGGCCAGCTCGTCCAGGGTGGCGGTGACCCCGCCCTCCACCGAGTTCTCGATCGGGACGAGTGCGGCGGCCGCCTCGCCGTTGCGCACGGCGTCCAGGGCGGCCGGGACCGACACCATCGGGACGAGCTCCCGGGTCGCGGCTTCCGGCAGGGTGCGCAGGGCGGCCTCCGTGAAGGTGCCCTCGGGACCGAGATACGTGAAGCGGGTGGCTGACATGCGATCAGCCTAATGCCGGGCCGGCGCCCCCCGGGTTGCTGTTCATCCTTCGAGCAGCCGCTGACCCACGTACTCGCCGCTGCGGGGGCCGGGCGGAACCGCGTACAGGCCGCTGGACTCGTGCCGGATGAAATCCGACAGCGCGTCGCCGCGGTCGAGCTTGCGCTGTACGGGTACGAACCCGCGCAGCGGATCGGCCTGCCAGCAGACGAAGAGGAGCCCGGCGTCGGGAGCCCCGTCGGCGGCGACCCCGTCGTGGAAGGAGAAGGGGCGCCGCAGCATGGCGGCCCCGCCGTTCTGCTCGGGGGCGGAGATCCGGGCGTGCGCGTTGGACGGGATGACGGGCTTGCCGTCGGCGCCGAGCTTGTCCAGGGCCATCTCGGTGGTCTCGCTGCCCCCGGTCAGGGGGGCGCCGGTGGCCTTGGTGCGGCCGATGACCTGCTCCTGCTGCACGAGGGACTGCTTGTCCCAGTCGTCGAGCAGCATGCGGATGCGCCGGACGACGGCGTACGAGCCCCCGCCCATCCAGGCGTGCTCGGCGAGCCCCGGACCCGCGCCGGGTACGAAGATCCGCTTGTCGAAGTCGGACTCCGAGGGTTTCGGATTGCCGGTGCCGTCGATCTGGCCCATGAGGTTGCGGGCCGTCATCGGGGCGCCGGTGGCACCGGGGGACCGGTTGAAGCCGTTCATCTGCCAGCGGACGCGGGCGGCGTCCCCGGCGTCCTTCTGCAGGGCGCGCAGGGCGTGGAAGGCGACGAGGCCGTCGTTCGCGCCGATCTGGACCCACAGGTCACCGTTGCTGCGCTGGGCGTCGAGCCGGTCGGAGGAGAAGTCCGGCAGCGGATCGAGAGCGGCGGGGCGGCGGGCGGTGAGCCCCGTGCGGTCGAAGAAGGAGTGGCCGAAGCCGAAGGTGACGGTGAGGGAGGACGGACCGGCGTCGAGGGCGATGCCGCTGTCCGCGGTCGGGGCGGTCTCACCCGCCATGAGCCGCCGGGCCGTGTCGGACCAGCGTCGCAGCAGCGCTGCGGCCTCCCTACGGCCCGCCCCGGCGGCGAGATCGAAGGCGACGAGGTGCCCCTTGGCCTGGAGGGGCGTGGTGATCCCGGCCTGGTGGTCTCCGTGGAAGGCCACCTGGGTGGCCCCGAGGGAGGTCAGGCTTCCGGCCGCGCCCGAGGCGGAGCCGCTCCCGGCGTCGGCGAACGCGGAATGCGCGAGGGCGCCGCCCGCACCGCCCAGCGCGAGCCCGGCGGCGCCTGCGGCGCCGACGGTGCCCAGCAGCCGGCGCCGGGAGATCTCGATGTCGGGGTTGCTCTCGGTCACGCTGGTCAGCCGATCTTCACGGTCTTCTGGACGGTGGTCTGGTCGATGTCGGAGGTACGGACGGTCACGTCGATGCGCCATTCGCCGGCGAGCGGCAGCTGGACGCCCGATGCGGTCCAGTGCCCGGGGGCGGCCTGGTCGGGGACGAGCGGCAAGGGGCCGATGTCCTTGGCGGGGAGGGTGAAGGCGACCTTGACCTCGGGGAGGTCGAAGGGCTTGCCGTCGCCGGATTCGGACCAGAGGTGGAGGGTGTTGGCACCCACGCGACCC of the Streptomyces sp. NBC_01294 genome contains:
- the pheA gene encoding prephenate dehydratase, producing the protein MSATRFTYLGPEGTFTEAALRTLPEAATRELVPMVSVPAALDAVRNGEAAAALVPIENSVEGGVTATLDELASGEPLMIYREVLLPIAFALLVRPGTALSDVKTVTGHPVAQPQVRNWLRANLPDAVWESAASNADGARLVQEGRFDAAFAGEFAATTYGLVPLVTEIHDAENAETRFVLVGRPARPAAPTGADKTSVVLWLGDDHPGALLELLQEFAVRGVNLMLIQSRPTGQGIGNYCFAVDAEGHISDRRVGEALMGLKRTCPQVRFLGSYPRAGVAQSDVRAPRAGTSDGDFTAASDWLGRCMDGRA
- the efeB gene encoding iron uptake transporter deferrochelatase/peroxidase subunit; amino-acid sequence: MAHRRDRPYLRHRPDHRPEDREDRLTSVTESNPDIEISRRRLLGTVGAAGAAGLALGGAGGALAHSAFADAGSGSASGAAGSLTSLGATQVAFHGDHQAGITTPLQAKGHLVAFDLAAGAGRREAAALLRRWSDTARRLMAGETAPTADSGIALDAGPSSLTVTFGFGHSFFDRTGLTARRPAALDPLPDFSSDRLDAQRSNGDLWVQIGANDGLVAFHALRALQKDAGDAARVRWQMNGFNRSPGATGAPMTARNLMGQIDGTGNPKPSESDFDKRIFVPGAGPGLAEHAWMGGGSYAVVRRIRMLLDDWDKQSLVQQEQVIGRTKATGAPLTGGSETTEMALDKLGADGKPVIPSNAHARISAPEQNGGAAMLRRPFSFHDGVAADGAPDAGLLFVCWQADPLRGFVPVQRKLDRGDALSDFIRHESSGLYAVPPGPRSGEYVGQRLLEG